The following coding sequences lie in one Mycobacterium sp. Z3061 genomic window:
- a CDS encoding PE-PPE domain-containing protein encodes MNFAVLPPELTSARIFAGAGLQPWLSAAASWDGLAAELDAAARSFAAVTSGLADSAWQGPAMLAMTRAAGPYLTWLTTAAAQAGRTAVQARAAAGAFETAQAAVVHPALVAANRSGLVSLVVSNLFGQNTPAIAAAEAAYEQMWAQDVAAMAGYHAQASAVAEQLAGAYAATGLPGLSIDWAKGTFNLGSGNQGVNNIGFGNIGNGNIGVDNRGDGNIGFQNRGNWNVGLINTGNRLIGYGNPGDGNIGINLIDLKPVGGGSATTSALLMGGTGPSPLPWSGFQTLANSFITPTHPSYDAQFLVTPSKLFPITGPTSLTFDASIAEGMQRLNTAIMNLHAAGKDTVVFGLSQSSTVATLEMRYLQSLPAALRPGTDELSFVLVANPNRPDGGLLSRFTGLSIPFMGFTFNGATPANVYPTVDYAIQYDGAADFPQYPLNLLATANALAGFAYIHPSYSLSAAQFASGIVQPVSPDSLTTYILIPTHDLPLLNPLRAVPFIGNPLADLVQPDLRVLVELGYDRTAYQDVPTPAGLFPQVDPVLLAAQLQQGAIQGVNDALGGFGFPVRLP; translated from the coding sequence ATGAATTTCGCCGTTCTGCCGCCGGAGCTCACGTCGGCGCGCATCTTCGCCGGTGCCGGGCTGCAACCGTGGCTGTCGGCGGCCGCGTCCTGGGACGGGCTGGCCGCGGAGCTGGATGCCGCGGCGCGTTCGTTCGCGGCGGTCACCTCGGGACTGGCCGACAGTGCCTGGCAGGGACCGGCGATGCTGGCGATGACGCGGGCCGCGGGCCCGTACCTGACGTGGTTGACGACGGCGGCGGCGCAGGCGGGGCGGACGGCCGTGCAGGCACGGGCGGCGGCCGGCGCCTTCGAAACCGCACAGGCGGCGGTGGTACACCCGGCGCTGGTCGCCGCCAACCGGTCAGGTCTGGTGTCGCTGGTGGTGAGCAATCTGTTCGGCCAGAACACCCCGGCGATCGCGGCCGCCGAGGCCGCCTACGAGCAGATGTGGGCCCAGGACGTGGCCGCCATGGCCGGCTATCACGCGCAGGCGTCGGCGGTGGCCGAGCAACTGGCCGGCGCCTACGCGGCCACCGGCCTGCCCGGGCTCAGCATCGACTGGGCCAAGGGCACCTTCAACCTGGGGTCGGGCAACCAGGGCGTCAACAACATCGGGTTCGGCAACATCGGCAACGGCAACATCGGCGTCGACAACCGGGGCGACGGCAACATCGGCTTCCAGAACAGGGGCAACTGGAACGTCGGACTCATCAACACCGGCAACCGGCTGATCGGTTACGGAAATCCCGGCGACGGCAACATCGGTATCAACCTGATCGACCTGAAGCCGGTCGGGGGCGGCAGCGCGACCACGTCGGCCCTGCTCATGGGCGGCACCGGCCCCAGCCCGCTGCCCTGGTCGGGCTTTCAGACACTGGCGAACAGCTTCATCACCCCGACCCACCCGTCCTACGACGCGCAGTTTCTGGTGACCCCGTCCAAACTGTTCCCGATCACCGGGCCCACCAGCCTGACCTTCGACGCCTCGATCGCCGAGGGGATGCAGCGACTCAACACCGCGATCATGAACCTGCACGCGGCGGGCAAGGACACCGTCGTCTTCGGGCTGTCCCAGAGCTCCACGGTGGCGACGCTGGAGATGCGCTATCTGCAGTCGTTGCCGGCGGCGTTGCGGCCGGGGACCGACGAACTGTCCTTCGTGCTGGTCGCCAACCCGAACCGGCCCGACGGCGGCCTGCTGTCCCGGTTCACGGGCCTGTCCATCCCGTTCATGGGGTTCACCTTCAACGGCGCCACCCCTGCCAACGTCTACCCGACCGTCGACTACGCGATCCAGTACGACGGCGCCGCCGACTTCCCGCAATACCCGCTCAACCTGCTGGCGACGGCCAACGCGCTGGCCGGCTTCGCCTACATCCACCCGTCGTACTCGCTGTCGGCCGCCCAGTTCGCGTCGGGCATCGTGCAGCCGGTGTCGCCCGACAGCCTGACCACCTACATCCTGATCCCGACCCACGACCTGCCGCTGCTCAATCCGCTGCGCGCGGTGCCCTTCATAGGGAATCCGCTGGCCGACCTGGTTCAGCCCGACCTGCGGGTGCTCGTCGAGCTGGGCTACGACCGCACGGCGTACCAGGATGTGCCGACGCCGGCCGGGTTGTTCCCGCAGGTCGATCCGGTGTTGCTGGCCGCGCAGCTGCAGCAGGGCGCGATACAGGGGGTCAACGACGCGCTGGGCGGATTCGGGTTCCCGGTGCGCCTGCCGTGA
- the pdxS gene encoding pyridoxal 5'-phosphate synthase lyase subunit PdxS: MSQTGAETGTARVKRGMAEMLKGGVIMDVVTPEQARIAEGAGAVAVMALERVPADIRAQGGVSRMSDPDMIEGIIDAVTIPVMAKARIGHFVEAQILQSLGVDYIDESEVLTPADYTHHIDKWQFTVPFVCGATNLGEALRRIGEGAAMIRSKGEAGTGDVSNATTHMRAIGGEIRRLTSLSEDELFVAAKELQAPYDLVVEVARAGKLPVTLFTAGGIATPADAAMMMQLGAEGVFVGSGIFKAGDPVQRAAAIVKATTFFDDPDVLAKVSRGLGEAMVGINVEEIAQPHRLAQRGW, translated from the coding sequence TTGAGCCAAACCGGAGCCGAAACCGGAACGGCGCGCGTCAAGCGCGGCATGGCCGAAATGCTCAAGGGCGGCGTCATCATGGACGTCGTCACCCCCGAGCAGGCCCGCATCGCCGAAGGTGCGGGTGCTGTCGCGGTCATGGCGCTGGAACGGGTGCCCGCCGACATCCGCGCGCAGGGCGGGGTGTCGCGGATGAGCGACCCCGACATGATCGAGGGCATCATCGACGCCGTCACCATTCCGGTCATGGCCAAGGCCCGTATCGGGCACTTCGTCGAGGCGCAGATCCTGCAGAGCCTCGGCGTGGACTACATCGACGAGTCCGAGGTGCTCACCCCGGCCGACTACACCCACCACATCGACAAGTGGCAATTCACCGTGCCGTTCGTCTGCGGCGCCACCAATCTCGGCGAGGCGCTGCGACGCATCGGCGAGGGCGCGGCGATGATCCGCTCCAAGGGTGAGGCGGGCACCGGCGACGTCTCCAACGCCACCACGCACATGCGCGCGATCGGCGGCGAGATCCGCCGGCTCACGTCGTTGTCGGAAGACGAATTGTTCGTTGCCGCAAAGGAATTGCAGGCGCCCTACGATCTGGTCGTGGAGGTGGCGCGGGCCGGCAAGCTGCCGGTGACGTTGTTCACCGCCGGCGGTATCGCCACCCCCGCCGACGCCGCGATGATGATGCAACTGGGCGCCGAAGGCGTGTTCGTCGGGTCCGGAATCTTCAAGGCCGGCGACCCGGTGCAGCGCGCCGCGGCGATCGTCAAGGCCACCACGTTCTTCGACGACCCCGACGTGCTGGCCAAGGTGTCCCGCGGACTGGGGGAGGCGATGGTCGGGATCAACGTCGAGGAGATCGCCCAGCCGCATCGCCTGGCGCAACGCGGCTGGTGA
- the tesB gene encoding acyl-CoA thioesterase II: MAIEEILDLEQLEVNIYRGSVFSPESGFLQRTFGGHVAGQSLVSAVRTVDPRYQVHSLHGYFLRPGDAKEPTVFIVERTRDGGSFATRRVNAIQHGEIIFSMGASFQTDQEGINHQDAMPAAPPPDGLPGLSSVKVFDDAGFKQFEEWDVCIVPREQLKLLPGKASQQQVWFRHRDPLPDDPVLHICALAYMSDLTLLGSAQVTHMAEREHLQVSSLDHAMWFMRSFRADEWLLYDQSSPSAGGGRSLCQGKIFNQSGEMVAAVMQEGLTRFKRGYQPPTQ; the protein is encoded by the coding sequence GTGGCGATCGAAGAGATCCTCGATCTCGAACAACTCGAGGTCAACATCTACCGCGGCAGCGTGTTCAGCCCCGAGTCGGGCTTCCTGCAGCGCACGTTCGGTGGGCACGTGGCCGGACAGTCGCTGGTATCGGCCGTGCGCACCGTCGACCCGCGTTACCAGGTTCATTCGCTGCACGGCTATTTTCTGCGCCCCGGAGACGCCAAGGAACCCACGGTCTTCATCGTGGAGCGCACCCGTGACGGTGGATCGTTCGCCACCAGACGGGTCAACGCGATCCAGCACGGCGAGATCATCTTCAGCATGGGGGCGTCGTTCCAGACCGACCAGGAAGGCATCAACCACCAGGACGCCATGCCGGCGGCGCCGCCACCGGACGGTCTGCCGGGGCTGTCCTCGGTGAAGGTCTTCGACGACGCCGGGTTCAAGCAGTTCGAGGAATGGGACGTCTGCATCGTGCCGCGCGAGCAGCTGAAACTGTTGCCGGGCAAGGCTTCTCAGCAACAGGTGTGGTTCCGCCACCGCGATCCGCTGCCCGATGACCCGGTGTTGCACATCTGCGCGCTGGCGTACATGAGCGACCTGACGCTGCTGGGCTCGGCGCAGGTCACCCACATGGCCGAGCGTGAACATCTGCAGGTGTCGTCGCTGGACCACGCGATGTGGTTCATGCGGTCCTTCCGGGCCGACGAATGGCTGCTCTACGACCAGTCCTCGCCGTCGGCCGGCGGGGGCCGGTCGCTGTGCCAGGGCAAGATCTTCAACCAGAGCGGTGAGATGGTGGCCGCGGTGATGCAGGAGGGGCTGACCCGCTTCAAGCGCGGATACCAGCCGCCCACCCAGTGA